In Mobula hypostoma chromosome 18, sMobHyp1.1, whole genome shotgun sequence, one genomic interval encodes:
- the fam169b gene encoding protein FAM169B produces the protein MTGLSKVWTWNGTLFTRVIPAPLPDSWTKQERSGQVTDPRPWGGPGRRAGEARDRGGGREHRKAPARDRGSASSSWGRGGSGFRASGLGLNAARPARPGDHWVARPADLHNFSRRIEGALHCGRSGSDRETERESVGEGRLCGGSGSRERLAALDESHSPVDTLTGGNWEHLTRSTEEYLSRLRNRNEESTEFFTLTSGEQLVITPSSVAFFNLCEDSLEHQILGLLSPQDDKTVAAVYLGAGWCSLDEALTTSDNGRQGLVQVRSVGERIVLYLLNRMICGYRERPPDVLPFRPHPINEFAKIFWKDQEAAGFYTVKLKGSLCYAGTSQCYQLPVLDTVFIRKKHRRLGLGLRMLSDFCSQFPADQDLGISRPISPAMYRVCHRYLQARPEEQDRLWEVESPGGWSQRENVWLLIQMGDIPSVDDPAQSRSL, from the exons atgactggactttccaaagtgtggacgTGGAACGGCACG TTATTTACCCGAGTTATTCCCGCCCCTCTGCCAGATTCATGGACGAAGCAGGAGCGGAGCGGGCAGGTGACGGATCCGCGCCCGTGGGGCGGCCCAGGACGACGGGCGGGGGAGGCCAGAGACCGGGGTGGGGGACGGGAACACCGCAAGGCTCCAGCCCGCGACCGTGGATCAGCCAGCAGCAGCTGGGGACGGGGAGGCTCCGGGTTTCGGGCGTCAGGCCTCGGGTTGAACGCCGCCCGGCCCGCGAGGCCCGGCGATCACTGGGTCGCTCGGCCCGCAGACTTACACAACTTCTCACGTAGGATCGAGGGAGCTCTCCACTGCGGCAGGAGCGGGTCCgatagggagacagagagagagagcgtcgGGGAGGGGCGTCTTTGCGGCGGGTCGGGTTCGAGGGAGCGCCTCGCTGCGTTGGACG AGTCTCACTCTCCTGTGGATACTTTAACCGGTGGGAACTGGGAACATTTAACACGGTCAACAGAAGAATACTTGTCAAGGCTTCGTAACAGGAATGAGGAATCCACTGAGTTCTTCACATTAACCAGTGGGGAACAG CTTGTTATAACACCGTCTTCTGTGGCCTTCTTTAACCTGTGCGAGGACAGCCTTGAGCACCAGATACTGGGCTTGTTGAGTCCGCAGGATGACAAGACAG TGGCTGCTGTGTACCTAGGAGCTGGCTGGTGCTCACTGGATGAAGCTCTGACGACGTCTGACAATGGGAGGCAGGGACTGGTTCAG GTGCGGTCAGTTGGCGAACGGATTGTGCTCTACCTGTTAAACCGGATGATCTGCGGGTACCGGGAAAGACCGCCAGATGTCCTTCCTTTCCGACCTCATCCCATcaatgagtttgccaagatcttCTGGAAGGACCAGGAGGCAGCTGGGTTCTACACCGTGAAGCTGAAAG GGAGTCTGTGCTATGCCGGCACCAGCCAATGTTACCAGCTGCCCGTCCTAGACACCGTTTTCATCCGCAAGAAACACCGACGCCTGGGCCTTGGGCTGAGGATGCTGTCCGACTTCTGCAGTCAGTTCCCCGCCGACCAGGATCTGGGGATCAGCCGACCCATCTCACCGGCCATGTACAGAG TTTGCCACAGGTACCTGCAGGCTCGTCCTGAAGAACAGGACCGACTGTGGGAAGTGGAGAGCCCAGGGGGCTGGAGCCAAAGGGAAAATGTGTGGTTGCTCATCCAGATGGGTGATATACCCTCAGTCG ATGACCCAGCTCAATCCAGAAGCCTCTGA